The following coding sequences lie in one Chloroflexota bacterium genomic window:
- a CDS encoding dioxygenase gives MKNRYTNLARHILSRAILFSVLTLLLAACAGQPTSAPAPQATAIVQPTSVPAPQATATTRPTNAPSTAAPAATQPAPTQSSAARDVVPTPVCRGTLEATPAQTEGPYYKQNPPERATLTEPGTTGTKILVIGYVLSTDCKPIARARVDFWQADDKGEYDNSGYKYRGYQLTDNAGQYRLETVLPGLYPGRTRHIHVKVQAPNQPVITTQIYFPNEAGNARDSIYNPKLLVAMQDTSVGKVATFNFVVNVK, from the coding sequence ATGAAAAATAGATATACCAATCTGGCGCGACACATTCTATCGCGCGCAATTTTGTTTTCCGTACTCACGCTCCTGCTTGCGGCGTGCGCCGGACAACCGACGAGCGCACCCGCGCCACAAGCGACGGCGATTGTGCAACCGACGAGCGTACCGGCACCACAGGCGACCGCGACCACGCGACCGACAAACGCGCCGTCCACTGCCGCGCCAGCGGCAACGCAACCCGCGCCGACCCAGTCCTCCGCGGCGCGCGACGTTGTGCCAACCCCGGTGTGTCGCGGCACACTCGAAGCCACACCGGCGCAGACCGAAGGTCCGTACTACAAACAGAATCCGCCCGAACGCGCGACGCTCACCGAACCTGGGACGACCGGCACAAAAATCCTGGTCATCGGGTACGTGCTTTCGACGGATTGCAAACCGATCGCGCGCGCGCGCGTGGACTTTTGGCAAGCGGATGACAAGGGCGAGTACGACAATTCGGGGTACAAATATCGCGGCTATCAATTGACAGACAACGCGGGACAGTATCGTCTCGAAACCGTGTTGCCCGGCTTGTATCCTGGTCGCACGCGGCACATTCACGTCAAGGTGCAAGCGCCGAACCAACCCGTGATCACCACGCAAATCTATTTCCCGAACGAAGCCGGCAATGCGCGCGACTCGATCTACAATCCCAAACTTCTCGTCGCGATGCAAGACACAAGCGTGGGCAAGGTGGCGACGTTCAACTTTGTGGTGAATGTGAAGTAG
- a CDS encoding formate--tetrahydrofolate ligase, producing MGLSDEELFPYGKFKAKISLDALTRFADQPNGKYVVVTSMTPTPLGEGKTTTTVGLAMALNRVGQRAAVCMRQPSLGPVFGVKGGGTGGGHARVLPIDDINLHLTGDTHAVAMAHNLLASFLDNHLYQGNAFDIDPFSITWPRVLDMNDRALRHVAIGLGGREGGVPRETNFDLAVSSEVMATLALAASRIDLRARLGRIVVGMTRAGKPVTADDLQCAGAMAALLRDAIQPNLLQTIEHTPALIHTGPFGSIAHGNNSVLADHIALKLSDYVITESGLGSELGMEKFFDIKCRYSGLTPNAVVLVATTRALKMHGGAGTVVAGKPLPDELTKENLPALERGCANLIKHIENALWFGVPVVVAVNRFEHDTEREIAMVEKIARESGAEGAFVSDAYSRGGAGAISLAEAVVHACKKQAQFKYLYALELPIKEKIERIVDRMYGGEGVEYTPIAEQKIKQYTELGLGTLPICLAKTHLSLSHDEKLKGRPRRFRIPVRDVRIAAGAGYLVAMGGDVRTMPALPRVPAGTHIDVDEHGNISGMH from the coding sequence ATGGGTTTGTCGGACGAAGAGCTTTTTCCGTATGGCAAATTCAAAGCGAAAATTTCGCTCGATGCGCTCACCCGCTTCGCCGATCAACCGAACGGCAAGTACGTCGTCGTCACTTCGATGACGCCGACGCCGCTGGGCGAAGGCAAAACGACGACAACCGTCGGTCTCGCGATGGCGTTGAATCGCGTGGGACAGCGCGCAGCAGTATGTATGCGTCAGCCGTCGCTCGGACCAGTGTTCGGCGTCAAAGGCGGCGGCACCGGCGGCGGTCACGCGCGCGTTCTGCCGATTGACGACATCAACTTGCATCTCACCGGCGACACACACGCGGTCGCGATGGCGCACAACCTGCTCGCGTCATTCCTCGACAATCATTTATATCAAGGCAACGCGTTCGATATTGATCCATTCTCGATCACTTGGCCGCGCGTGCTCGATATGAACGATCGCGCACTGCGCCACGTCGCGATCGGTCTGGGCGGACGCGAGGGTGGTGTACCGCGCGAAACGAACTTTGATCTGGCGGTGTCGAGCGAAGTGATGGCGACGCTCGCGCTGGCGGCTTCCCGCATTGATTTACGCGCGCGCCTGGGTCGCATCGTCGTCGGCATGACACGTGCCGGGAAACCGGTGACCGCCGATGATCTGCAATGCGCCGGCGCGATGGCGGCATTGTTGCGCGACGCGATCCAGCCCAACCTCCTACAAACCATCGAACACACACCGGCGTTGATTCACACCGGACCGTTTGGCAGTATCGCACATGGCAACAACTCGGTGCTCGCCGATCACATCGCGTTGAAACTGAGCGATTACGTCATCACGGAATCGGGTCTGGGTTCGGAACTGGGCATGGAAAAATTTTTCGACATCAAGTGCCGTTATTCCGGCTTGACGCCAAACGCCGTCGTCCTGGTTGCGACGACGCGCGCGCTCAAGATGCACGGCGGCGCGGGCACGGTCGTCGCCGGGAAACCTCTGCCCGATGAATTAACCAAGGAAAATTTGCCGGCGCTCGAACGCGGTTGCGCCAATCTGATCAAGCACATCGAGAACGCGTTGTGGTTCGGCGTGCCGGTCGTCGTCGCGGTGAATCGGTTCGAGCATGACACCGAACGCGAAATCGCGATGGTCGAAAAAATCGCGCGCGAGTCCGGCGCGGAAGGCGCGTTCGTGTCGGATGCGTACTCGCGCGGCGGCGCGGGCGCGATCTCGCTCGCCGAGGCGGTCGTGCATGCGTGCAAAAAACAAGCGCAGTTCAAATATCTGTACGCGCTCGAATTGCCGATCAAGGAAAAAATCGAACGTATCGTAGATCGGATGTACGGCGGAGAGGGTGTCGAGTATACGCCGATAGCAGAACAAAAAATTAAACAGTACACCGAACTAGGTTTGGGTACACTGCCGATTTGCTTGGCAAAGACGCACCTCTCGCTTTCGCACGACGAAAAACTCAAAGGTCGTCCGCGTCGGTTCCGCATCCCGGTGCGCGACGTTCGCATCGCGGCGGGCGCGGGTTATCTTGTCGCGATGGGCGGCGATGTGCGCACGATGCCGGCATTGCCGCGCGTTCCGGCTGGAACTCACATAGACGTGGACGAACATGGCAACATCAGCGGAATGCACTAG
- a CDS encoding phosphatase PAP2 family protein, protein MSLDVWLFHLINDFVGAIPLMDWLARALVNDHAVPTTMALIAIGVWFSGATEEERARNRRAVIFIALGILFTNALIKDLSYVYFRPRPFATEPVKLLFYRPSVSSFPSIPIATAFCFAAGAWYTNRRLGIALGILGMLFAWSRVYAGVHYPSDVIAGAALGAGITTIVTRLRFIFDPIADFGIRFAQRLGLT, encoded by the coding sequence ATGAGTCTCGACGTTTGGCTGTTTCATCTGATCAACGATTTCGTCGGCGCGATCCCGTTGATGGATTGGCTCGCGCGCGCGCTCGTCAACGACCATGCGGTACCGACGACGATGGCGCTCATCGCGATCGGGGTCTGGTTTTCCGGCGCAACTGAAGAAGAACGCGCGCGCAATCGCCGCGCGGTCATTTTCATCGCGCTGGGTATTTTATTTACGAACGCGCTCATCAAGGATTTGTCGTACGTCTATTTTCGTCCGCGCCCATTTGCCACTGAACCGGTAAAACTACTTTTCTATCGTCCATCCGTTTCGTCGTTTCCCAGCATCCCCATCGCGACGGCATTCTGTTTCGCGGCGGGCGCGTGGTACACAAATCGGCGCCTCGGCATCGCACTCGGAATCCTGGGGATGTTGTTCGCGTGGTCGCGCGTGTACGCCGGCGTGCATTATCCGAGCGATGTCATCGCAGGCGCGGCGCTCGGCGCGGGCATCACGACGATTGTCACACGTCTACGTTTCATCTTCGACCCGATCGCGGATTTCGGCATCCGCTTCGCACAACGCCTGGGTTTAACCTAA
- a CDS encoding acetyl ornithine aminotransferase family protein — MSNRILVTPPGPQAQAILERDARVLSPSYARDYGFVMERGLGAEVWDVDGNRYIDFCAGIAVNSTGHCHPEIVKAIQAQAEKFIHISSDFYHDVMVRVAERIDEIAPMKEAVTVFLANSGTESVEAALKLARYATGRRQFIGFLGAFHGRSMGSLSFTASKARQQERFFPTMPGVWHVPFPDPYRPVFPIPPGGDIGDAVVDYIENVLFPEALPPDEVAAVLVEPIQGEGGYIVPPPNFFPRLRALCDKHGILLIVDEVQAGVGRTGKWWAIQHWNVEPDIVCIAKGIASGVPMGAMAARKSVGAKWKPGAHGNTYGGNPIACVAALKTLELVEREYMQNATTMGAYMFDALCEMQARHPSVGQVRGKGLMIGVELVKDRATKEPARAMRTQLVHRCFERGLLTLGCGQSTMRFMPALMIGKDLVEEGLGIFEKALTEVE; from the coding sequence ATGTCGAACCGAATCCTGGTTACTCCTCCCGGACCTCAAGCCCAAGCCATTCTCGAACGCGACGCGCGTGTATTGTCACCCTCGTACGCGCGCGATTACGGATTCGTGATGGAACGCGGACTCGGCGCGGAGGTCTGGGATGTAGACGGCAATCGCTACATTGATTTCTGCGCGGGCATCGCGGTCAATTCGACCGGGCATTGTCATCCGGAAATCGTGAAAGCGATTCAGGCGCAAGCCGAAAAATTCATCCACATCTCGTCCGACTTTTATCACGATGTGATGGTACGCGTCGCCGAGCGCATTGACGAGATCGCGCCGATGAAAGAAGCTGTGACTGTCTTCCTCGCCAATTCCGGCACCGAATCGGTTGAAGCCGCGTTGAAACTCGCGCGCTATGCGACGGGACGCCGCCAGTTCATCGGATTCCTGGGGGCGTTCCACGGACGCTCGATGGGTTCGCTCTCGTTCACCGCGAGCAAAGCGCGCCAGCAAGAACGCTTTTTCCCGACGATGCCCGGCGTGTGGCACGTGCCCTTCCCCGACCCGTATCGTCCCGTGTTTCCGATTCCGCCCGGCGGCGACATTGGCGATGCCGTGGTGGATTACATCGAGAACGTCCTATTCCCCGAAGCATTGCCACCCGACGAAGTCGCAGCGGTACTCGTCGAACCGATCCAGGGCGAAGGCGGATACATTGTGCCACCGCCGAATTTCTTTCCGCGTCTGCGCGCGTTGTGCGACAAGCACGGCATCTTGTTGATCGTAGACGAAGTTCAAGCCGGCGTCGGTCGCACCGGCAAGTGGTGGGCGATTCAACATTGGAATGTCGAGCCGGATATTGTGTGCATCGCGAAAGGCATCGCGAGCGGCGTGCCGATGGGTGCGATGGCGGCGCGTAAATCGGTCGGCGCGAAATGGAAACCCGGCGCGCACGGCAACACGTACGGCGGCAATCCGATCGCGTGCGTCGCCGCGCTTAAAACGCTCGAACTCGTCGAACGCGAGTACATGCAAAACGCAACGACGATGGGTGCGTACATGTTCGACGCGTTGTGCGAAATGCAGGCGCGGCACCCCAGCGTTGGTCAGGTACGCGGCAAGGGACTGATGATCGGCGTCGAACTCGTCAAGGACCGCGCGACGAAAGAACCGGCGCGCGCGATGCGAACGCAGTTGGTACACCGTTGTTTCGAGCGCGGCTTGCTCACACTGGGTTGCGGGCAAAGCACAATGCGCTTTATGCCCGCGTTGATGATCGGCAAGGATTTGGTGGAAGAAGGACTCGGAATTTTCGAGAAGGCATTGACGGAAGTGGAGTAG
- a CDS encoding type II toxin-antitoxin system prevent-host-death family antitoxin produces the protein MAQTTVGIRELKEQLARYIRQVKAGNTLVITERGKPVGRIVPVKSSTEERMQELIKAGVIEWSGRNLKPAKPSARLRGTKTLSDLVLENRD, from the coding sequence ATGGCGCAAACAACCGTCGGTATTCGCGAACTGAAAGAACAACTCGCCAGATACATCCGCCAAGTTAAAGCCGGCAACACACTCGTCATCACCGAACGTGGCAAACCAGTCGGGCGCATCGTGCCGGTCAAATCGTCCACCGAGGAGCGGATGCAGGAATTGATCAAAGCCGGTGTGATCGAGTGGAGCGGGCGAAATCTGAAACCGGCAAAACCGAGCGCGCGCCTGCGCGGTACAAAAACACTATCCGATCTCGTGCTAGAAAATCGCGATTGA
- a CDS encoding type II toxin-antitoxin system VapC family toxin, producing the protein MFLYLDTSALVKRYVIEAGTAEVNQATARAETNGTVTITRVEVVAALAKAVRIGALEQTVALSNLQKFRNEWSDLTRIHVTDHLVMRADTLAWEHHLRGYDAVHLAAALVWQEGLGATVTIATFDQSLWLAAQKEGLAPFPADLPLDTKTTKRKIKK; encoded by the coding sequence ATGTTTCTTTACCTTGATACTAGCGCATTAGTCAAACGGTACGTGATTGAAGCAGGAACAGCTGAGGTAAACCAAGCCACCGCACGCGCCGAGACCAATGGTACGGTTACAATAACCCGAGTTGAAGTAGTAGCGGCGCTTGCCAAAGCCGTCCGAATCGGCGCGTTAGAACAAACGGTGGCGCTTTCAAATCTTCAAAAATTTAGAAACGAATGGAGCGATTTGACGCGTATCCATGTCACAGATCATCTTGTGATGCGCGCCGACACACTGGCGTGGGAACACCACTTGCGCGGCTATGACGCTGTTCACCTCGCCGCGGCGCTCGTGTGGCAGGAGGGCTTGGGCGCGACGGTAACCATAGCAACTTTCGACCAATCACTCTGGCTCGCCGCACAAAAAGAAGGACTGGCTCCTTTCCCGGCTGATCTCCCGCTTGACACCAAGACAACAAAACGCAAAATAAAAAAATAA
- a CDS encoding WecB/TagA/CpsF family glycosyltransferase yields MANSITLLNIRIDNVTYAEAMARVELFLREPGLHHIATVNPEFVVMAQTDAEFARVLNATALNTPDGVGLLWAARRMGAPFRERVAGQDLMDRICALAAERGERVFLLGARAGIAERAAQALAAKHPRLQIAGCYAGSPAPAEDEAITRRINESRARILFVAYGPPKQELWIARNASLLPGVALAMGVGGTFDTLAGIVPRAPRWMREAGFEWTYRLVREPRRIKRQLAIPYFMWLIVTHKSRNKITRVA; encoded by the coding sequence ATGGCTAACTCAATCACTCTCCTCAACATCCGCATTGACAACGTAACGTACGCCGAGGCGATGGCGCGCGTCGAACTATTTTTGCGCGAACCTGGGTTACACCATATCGCGACTGTGAATCCGGAATTCGTCGTAATGGCACAGACCGACGCGGAATTCGCGCGCGTGTTGAACGCGACGGCGCTCAACACGCCGGATGGCGTTGGCTTGCTTTGGGCAGCGCGGCGAATGGGTGCGCCATTTCGTGAACGCGTCGCCGGTCAAGACTTGATGGATCGAATCTGCGCGCTCGCAGCGGAACGTGGCGAGCGTGTGTTTCTGCTCGGCGCGCGCGCGGGAATCGCGGAGCGCGCCGCGCAAGCCCTCGCCGCGAAACATCCGCGTTTGCAAATTGCGGGATGCTACGCGGGTTCGCCCGCGCCTGCCGAGGACGAAGCAATCACGCGACGCATCAATGAATCGCGTGCGCGAATCCTGTTCGTGGCGTACGGTCCACCGAAGCAAGAGTTGTGGATCGCGCGCAACGCCTCGCTCCTGCCCGGCGTTGCGCTTGCGATGGGTGTCGGCGGGACATTCGATACGCTCGCCGGCATCGTGCCGCGCGCGCCGCGCTGGATGCGCGAAGCAGGATTCGAGTGGACGTATCGTTTGGTGCGGGAACCGCGGCGCATCAAACGACAACTTGCGATTCCGTACTTTATGTGGCTCATTGTCACTCACAAGTCGCGCAACAAAATAACCCGAGTCGCGTAA
- a CDS encoding response regulator transcription factor produces MPSSILIVASDKTAVVSYANLFNKKEFTVYTATSGRQAVAQAKAHRLDILVVDVASRINCKAVCRKVKSESSAPLIAIAAASAKIDSALTPIAVVQKPVSGKKLLARVKTVLENKPPRLLKAAGLTIDVEKHKLTRGNKRFSLTPKEFILIKLFIAKAGQIVTRKMLMREVWETDYLGDTRTLDVHIRWLREKIEDNASKPQRLLTVRGQGYKFVAS; encoded by the coding sequence ATGCCTTCATCTATCTTGATCGTGGCTAGCGATAAAACCGCGGTCGTATCATACGCGAATCTGTTCAACAAAAAAGAATTCACGGTATATACTGCGACGAGCGGACGACAAGCGGTGGCGCAAGCCAAAGCGCATCGGCTCGATATTCTGGTCGTGGATGTCGCCTCGCGCATCAATTGCAAAGCCGTGTGCCGCAAGGTCAAGAGCGAGTCCTCTGCGCCGCTCATCGCGATTGCCGCGGCGAGCGCCAAAATAGATTCTGCCTTGACGCCGATTGCGGTCGTACAAAAACCCGTATCTGGGAAAAAGTTGCTCGCGCGCGTCAAAACGGTGTTGGAGAACAAGCCGCCGCGTTTGCTCAAGGCGGCCGGACTCACGATTGATGTGGAAAAGCACAAACTGACGCGCGGCAATAAACGTTTTTCGTTGACGCCGAAAGAATTTATTTTGATCAAACTGTTTATCGCTAAAGCGGGACAAATCGTCACGCGTAAAATGTTGATGCGCGAAGTCTGGGAAACGGATTATCTGGGCGACACGCGGACACTCGACGTGCATATTCGTTGGCTGCGCGAAAAGATCGAAGACAATGCTAGCAAGCCGCAACGTTTGTTGACGGTGCGCGGGCAGGGGTACAAGTTTGTGGCGAGTTAG